GTATTCCATCAATCCGCCTTGAATTTAGATTTAACCAAAGGTCTTAGGTTCAAACCTCGAGTATGGAGACACCTTTAATAGAAAGCGTCCTACCAAACGACTCCTTTTTGACTAATAAATCATCCACATTACTTGAGTATTCCATCAATCCGCCGTGAATTTAGATTTAACCAAAGGTCTCAAGTTCAAACCTCGAGTATGGAGTCACCTTTAATAGAAAACGTCCTACCAAACGACTCCTTGTTGACTTGTTGTAAACATTAGATGCATATAAGGATTTACACGAGTAAATGTAGGTAGCCTTAAAGCTAAATACTGTACTATTTACTCGGTATCCGATAACTAGCTTTGGTTACCAGGACTTCTTATCTAGGACTCAAACTCGAGACCTCTGATTAATACTCTACCAAAACCTTTGGTAGTGATGTGTAACATAAGAATTTAAATTAGCACAAGTAAAATATGTACAACCAGATAACATTTATGAGTATCTTGTGTCTATTTACACAAATTCTTCAGTACTATTGAATTCATTTAACCACTATTGATTTGTCATTCTTGTAATGAAGCTTTCAGACCATAGTTGATGATGACAATTCTGAATTCACcaagtctttttttttcttcagtaTTCAGCCAATACATTTCAAGCGATCATTGCTACTAAGAAGTAtggaaaaactcaaaaaagagaAACAGATGCAGCATTTCAAAAGATTTGAACAACAATTTATATATCAGAAATCATCATCCAAGAACAGGTAAAAATGTCGATATGTTTATCATATAATCACTCACTTTGCTAATGATCGAAATGTTTCAACAAGGGAACACTCAAAgagttaatttttttccttcaatttcaGTAAGCTTAACTCATGAAAAGGGAAAATGAACTATTCAGCTGATGTTTACTGCACTCGATTAAATGTTGGTAATGAGAAGGAACCACAGACCTGAGTTGAGAGTAGTTTATCCATCGTGTGTGGGCACAATCTTTGAGTATTGAAGATGCACGGGGGGCAAAGTTTAGCTACCGATACTTGGCATGCTACTCATTCCGAATTCACTAAGCTTAGTAAGCTCAGGAACTACTACTGAACCAAGATCTGGTCTGTCTTTCTTCCTCAGCTCAGCACACTTGAGTGACAATTTTGCAAACTTAAGAGCCTCTTCCACTGGCCAATTTGGCACTGTTGGATCTAAAAAATCTGCAAATTTACCTTTTTCGATGGCCCTTTCAATGTGATGAGTTAAACCCATTGGGGGCCTTGCAGTAATAATTTGGAGCAACATCACACCAAGCGAATATATATCTGATTTAGTCTCTAACTTTCCCGTTTGTTGATATTCAGGATCTATATAACAAAAAGTCCCGGCAGCTGAAGTCATGTGATATTGTGTCACACAATCAGGTACAGATGATGGCACTAACCTTGCCAAACCAACATCACTGATTTTGCAGACATAATTTTTGTCCAACAGAATATTTCCTGGCTTTAGATCCCGGTGAACAAGAGGTTCTGGTTTTGCTTGGTGAAGGAATAGAAGCCCGGTTGCAATCTCAGCAGCAATTTTGAAGCGAATTTCCCATGGAATTGAAGGGGTATTACCTTTACGAAAAAGTCGATCTTCCAAGCTTCCATTATTCATAAGCTCATAAACTAAACACCCATACTCAGGACATGCACCTAATAGTAGCACCAGATTCGGATGCCTAATGAGACTGAGGACCTCAACctgtaaatgaaaaaaaaataaaaaatcatgtgCATCAGCAGGTGGCCTGTCAAATACCCATACTAACATCAATCTAACTATTTAACAAAGAAAGAGGGCTTCTAAAAATATTAGCAAAGAAGAGAGAGTACAAGCTACAACATCTTTTAACCACTCTAGTTATAACATGTGAAAACCTATCTTACATTAGTAAACCATCATTTTCAAACAAAAGTTTCATTGGACATTTCTAAGACGGGCTCATAAATGTACTGGTAAAAAAATTCTACACAAAGCTTATGCACATAATAGAGAAGCTTTTAGATAAAGCATACATacttaaaataagaaaaaactaCCATGTTATGCATTAGTCAAAAATATTCCTGTTATCCATTAATCAAAAGCAATCATGTCATGCACCAAACTGCATCAGTAATCAGTATACATGCATTTGTCCACTTTCTACAATTTATGATGATTCCCTCGATTGCATCGCGTGTAATTAACTCCAGAAGTGACTCAATGAATGCACaaaattctataaaaaaaatggagTTCTTCAGCCAAAATAATGCAAAATGTTTCATATCTTAGTGCGTATTGTAAAAGAGAGGGTATCATTGAATTAGAGATATAGAGGTTTACCTCTTGTTGGAACTGTTTCTTCCCTTGTGCAGCATCAGGACTCAGAACTTTAATGGCTACAGGTGTGTGATCTAGTTTTCCCTTAAAAACAGGTCCATATCCACCTTCTCCAATTTTTTgtgaatttgagaattttttggTGGCTGCCTCAATCTCTTCAATTGTATACTTCCTATAACGTAGATCATTCTGAGATCGAACATTCATAGcttgtttctttttttctgTCTCTCGCTTAGCTTTTAACTCCGCATACTTCCGTCTTTGTGCTTCTATTTCAGCCATCTTTTGTGCTTTCTTAGCAGCTTCAATAGCAGCTCTGCATTTAGCCTTTTCGGTCTCAGCAATTGCGAGAGCCGCCTCTTCAGCAAAACGGGCTTGTTCGAACTTGCgagcttcttcaattttccaTTTATTAAGCTCATCAGCCTGCAAATTAGTAGACATatgacacatgaaaaacttattCCGGGATAAGAAGAGGGAGAAAGCCTTGGTGCTTAAGTTTGATGTCATAAACCTGTAACTCGTGTTTCCAAGAGCCTTGTATGCGATCAGAAACATACAAACATTTTTTTCGAAACGTACAATCAGTGATGATGTGATGCTATTTCTTACTCATATATAGATAAAAACTGTACTACCTTATGGAGTAACAATTATTTCAGACCTTATATATTCCTTGGAAGAATAACATCCCATAAAAAGCCTGAATGCACCCATGTAGTTTTGGGAGTTGGGAGCCACTTGATTCTACGCATGGTAGTAAAATTTGTAGAAACATGAGTTCCCTTATAATAATATCTTTTAAATCATTGAGCTATTAAACAAGGTTTCTTGAAATTATGATTTGCGTAATACAATGCAAGTTTTATGTTCAATGCTTATTGCAGATCGTTGGGCCCATAAATTTCTCTCTTTCTTGCTATTTTAGATGGTTTTCATCTTTATGGTTCTAGGCAGTCAGAAAATGGGCTATTACCGCTTGGTTGGCCACGACAGCTTCTTTGCAAGCTGCATTGTACATATCCAAAGTTTGCCTTAGCTCAAGTTTTAGTCTTTTCATCTCAGCGTCCACCTGCATTATCACATATGATGAGACAGTGGTTATTACCAAGCATTTTTGGTACTTCTCATATAATGGAAATGCTTATAATGTCTATTAAGCAACAAATTTGCGTTGCAATGTAGTTTCTATGATTATATTGCACTTACTAAATATGAGGAGCTTCCATTCATTGGAGTTTCTTTGATTGAAACTTGTGTGAAGTCAAGATTTTCGGATGTCATATCAACTGATCTAGGGCTAATACGAGCATACCGCATACTACCATCTGATTGAGAAGTGTGCTTATATGGATTTGTCATCTCGGGAGCATGAAGATTATCTATTGGTACATTAGATGGTCCTTTTTCAGGCCTCGTCTTCTCAGATTCTACAATCTTCTGCTCTGACCTCGTGTATGAAAACCTACTTTGCACCATTGATTCATCAAAGTTAGCTAGTACAGAAAGAATTAACACTTTAGCTTAGAGCATAAGGAAACTTAATTTTTCCTTCATCTATTTCTTAGTTCAGTTCAAACTTTTAACTCCAAATACGATGGTGATACAAATTGAAGGAACAAGTAATCAAAATCAAGTAACCGTTACTTCATACTTTCACATCACCACTTTGAATTAGTTATGTTACTTTTTGATTAAGAAATTAgcttatgtatatattataacAAAATACTAGTAGTATTTAATAGAAATATAGGTGTAAATAGACTCTTCAAGCATTATGTGGAGAGGTTTGAAATACAAGGTCAAAACTTCTAATTTTCAGTCTGAATTCAAACGCAAgtgttttcaagtttttttgaataaaatttacatatgtTGGAACTGCCTAAAGAAGAATACAAGTCACTATAGTTAATAATTCAAATAGAAAAAAGATGGCAGACAAAGAAAAAAGGTGTTTGACTCCCTAAATAGTGTAATTAATTGTACAAAATATGAGgacataataatattttagaaataaacAAAAAGATCTTTGAGTTTATGCAAGTATGTCCATAAATTGATTCTTAAAATCTTACTATATAACAACTTATCCTTTTACAAATCATCATACCTGAATTCAAAAATTGCCAAATTACTAAATTAAGTTTAATTGCTCTGCATTTGCAAAACGATGTGTGTTGTAAAAGGCATGACAAGTTTTCTTTTGATACTTGGAGTCCGattcagaaatatcaagtgacACCCACGGTTTGAGAAAGTTGTAATAGATCCGTCAAAGATAAGGACaacaaaatgaaaataagagTGACCAGTTTTATACATCGGTTGGTTATTTTATACCTGGATGAATCTTCTGATCCAGAGTTACTTGACCTAGGTGCTGACCACGCTAATGAGGATGGTTGTCTTGCTGGTGCAGAAGAAGGAAGAGATTTTGCTGCTGGTCGGACAGATTGTTGCTTGCCTTTCGAAACTACGTAGACAGAACAAAATTCTGGCGCGGCCTTATTTATCATTGTTGGCACATCATGAGTCCAATATTTCCTGCAACGGAAGTAATAAGCCAAGTTCTTTCCTTCATAATGAAGAAAAAGCAACAGATAAACTGAGAGATAATAACCTGCCAAGAGCACTCCTAGATGATGCACCAAGAACAATGTTGGTAATACACTGACTGTTGATGTAATCAAGAAGTCCCTTCGACGCTTCAGTATTCTCAACGACAATCTCTTTCACTACTATCTGCCATAACCTCAACAGCCATTTGGAATAAAGTAAGATTTAGTTAAATTTCCATCACGGAAGAAGCCCGTTTCATCTGAACTTATATGATGCTGCTCTAGGTAATTTATAAATTACTTTGAAGGTGCAAAATACTCAAGTAAGAACAAGAGGTGTtagaaggaaaaaagaagaacatAAAACAGAATTTACGAGACCAAAACACATATTTCTTGTGATCTTAAAGACCATACATTGGACAATGTAGTGTTAAAGCTTCTTAGAGcgcgtttggattggcttataagttgtttataGCTGTTTTCAGcctttttgagtgtttgactggccAATTTAATAGtcattttatgcttaaaataagcccaaaaaaataattgggtctGTTTGGTTTAGCTTATCTAAAGCAGCTTagaagttgaaaacaacttataagtcaaaaaaaaaataagttagggtagccaaacttttttttttgttataacctatttaaaataagttgagCCAAACAAACACTTAACCTGTGTTACTAACGTAAAAGACAAATAAAGACTTCTTCGACATTGTAAAATGAGAAGgttaaagttaatgagcttTCAAATATAGGAGTATCGTGTTAAACATAATGGATTTCAAAGGAAAATAAAGGATCAAACCATGCTTGGAAAGGAAAAGAGAGTGCTAACTTTATTATGGATTAATTCACACATACCCTTTTGCGCGCAGAATAAGCCCTGAAAGGTgtgaaaatattttgagtaGCTTCATCACTTAATCCTCCATTTGAATCTAAAGTAGCTTCATTCCCACCAACCACAACAAAGTAGCATCAATTtcacaataaataatcaaaaaaatttgaattgtttGAAATATAGAAAGATGGCAATTTGGGAAACCAAAAATGCTTATTTTTGTTTAAACATCTAATATTGAAAGTCTACTAGCCTGACTAATGAGGTTTCATGCCCTATAGGGTCCTTAAAGGGGAAACAATCCCCTAACGATAGTTTCTCCATTCTTACGGCTCGAATCTGATACCTTTGGTTAAGTATGAAGAGATCCTATCCATTCTACCACACTCCTCGCCGTAAACCAAAAGCACATTCAACTAACATTCACAGGTGCAATAAAAAACATTAAGTTTCCCTTACAAAGACTTCTTTtctaatagaaaataaaattttaaatttctaccCAAACCAAATTATTGATCCCAATTACATTTGTCAAATAAatgacttttaaaaaaaatcataatagtgtTTGAGCCAACTTACACACTTTAATTAATTCCACCGTATCTGTTAACTCCAACTAGCACTAATATTGATGAAAGGATCCTATTGATTTTACTATTCCTTGGTGATAAACCAAAAGCCCATTTAACCAACATTCATAGGAGCACTAAAAAGCAATAAGTTCCTTTTACAAAGACTTCTCTTTTAATAGAAAATAGAACTTTAAATTTCTTCCTAAACCAAATTATTGATCCCAATTATAATATCAAATGAATAAAAAGGATGCACTAAGCTCTCACTATGCACAGAGTCTGAAGAAGGGTCAGAATACAAATGTCTATTGTAGACAGGAAATGCAAGAGATTATTTTCACGGTTCGAACCCATTACCTCTTAGTCGTATGACAACAACTTTATCAATTACGCCAAGGCTCCCCTTTCTCTCGAACCCATGACCTCCTTATCGCAcgacaacaactttaccagttacgtCAAAACTTTCCTTTCTCATTATCAAATGACAAATGTatcactttttaaaatttcttcacaAACCAAACTATAGATCCCAATTCCATTATCCTAAACTAATTCCTCGGATACCTATTATCTTTCACCAACACAAGTATCAGATAACTCTATCCATCATAACGtattttcaattcaattcaTTGATAACTGAGGCAAAACCCATAAatgtaaatgaaagagagagaagGTACCTACGCTTTGGTGAGTTTTTGACCCGAACATGAACCAAAACAAGAATTTGATTGCTTCCAAGGAGATTATCAATAGCCCATTTCACGGCAGAGCTGCTATTCTTATCTTTATCGACGGCAACAACAATAGAGTCTTCTGCCGGAATTTGGGAACCCAttttttgttcatatatttatattaacagATCAGAAAGAGGCTGCAGCTACTTAGCACCACCAGCTCAGCCCCTTTCCGCCACCATAACGGTGGCCAAAAAAAAgttcttagttttttttttcacgtTTGACTAAAAGGGGAAAATGGTGCAGCTCCATGGAATGGAATGCCATTAGTtttacccaaaaaaataaataaattgtgttGTCCTCCAAAAAAGATGGATCAATTTCTATGGTGATGTTTTAGCtcctttttcccttttttttaaattttaataatagTCGCCAAAATAGGGATagtttaaatgtatttttttaatattggcTAATTTTGCATGTGTCTTTTTTATTATGGTGTTTCACACGTCTTTCCTTGTGATCGCATGGAGTCCTTTGCATGGCAATGCTACACGTCTTTCCTTGTGATCGCATGGAGTCTTTTGCATGGCAATGCTAATTGTTTTCAATCGAAGATAGTCATAATTCAATAGGGATAGACTAAAGTAAGCTTGCTTTTGTTGATTTCTAACCTTTCGAATAATTTTGTTAGTGTAATAGAAAAATCCGAATAAATCTCTATTCTTATCGAAGAGAAGGAACAAGAAAAAGAGACGAAATAttcctactcaaatatttacaACTCCACCACTTGCACAAGGTCCTAATACCTCTGACCTCATTTGACTACTAGATCATATTTTTCGATGCATATTTTGCATGTTAAAATGTAGGTTAACACATAAATACCCTCTTAACCTGTCTCCGAATTATCAACTACACACCTATTAGTCCAAGGCAAAGCTTAGGTGTGTAGTTGAAAATTCCGGGggatatttatgtattatccATTAAAATATGACACACATAAAGTAGTAAAGTACAAGGCATGCAATTAGGGTGGAGGGAATACAATTTTGGATCTACAATGTCAAACAGTAGGTTAAAATACCTCATAGAGACTTTTAACTATTGAGGGATAATGACCATATTACATTTGATAGTAATGTAGCTGTTGCAACTTCAAATAGCTAAATGAAGAAAATTACATACAGAATGGAGCATGTACTAAAATACATACAGTAACCTACTCCAATAAGAGCCATTATATTTATCCCAAGGTTAAAAATGTAAGGGCTTGACTACATTTTGAGCCACATATTTAGTTTAGGCATAACACATAGACAATTTAGCTTGGAAACACTTCAACTTTGAGAATACAAATCTAGACACCTCAGCTCGTTCTCACTGTGTCTTGTGGACACCCAACATTGACGTGAGCTGAGGTGTCTAGATGTGCATCCTTGAAGTTGGAGTGTTTAGTTACCAATTGAGGCCAAGTTAAAGTGTCTATCTATGTATGATGCCGTTCAGTTTATACTGCAAATCTATAAATGAAACAGCAGATTACGAGGCCAGTTGTGTTGAAGTTTTGcttttcaattttctttgagCTTTCAAGTCTACCACAATCACTGTTATGTTGTCCTTGCTGCCCTTCTGAAGAGCTCGATTTGACAAGCATTCTGCTGCTGCCTGTGCTGCGGGATCAATTCCTTCACCCCTTTCCACGGGGAGTGTTGCACCGTACTTTTTATGCCACATAAGTATACGTTTACGAGCCATATCACAAGCTTCTTCATTTGTCATGACATCCCATAAACCATCACTCGCAAGAATAAGGCAATCGTCATCCTTGGTTCGAGGTATGAACGTTACTTCTGGATCAGGAATTATCCAAGGCTTCAAGTATTTATCTCCTGCAATCAATAACCGGAATAAAAGAAAGAGACAAAAGACCTATTTACTAACAAAAATTAGGACCTCTGTCCAACTGATAAATGCCCCAAGAGAACACATAAGCTGCCCACAGGTCACTTCTAATATCAAATTACAAGTACAGGAATGTGTAGAATGCCTTTATGGAGCATTTGGCGCACTAGGGCTGATATCACACGGTCCAACAGACTAGTATTGCTACGCCATACCTATGACCAATGCATGAACCTGAGCCTTATAGGACAAATTGTCTACATGGACCAAAAGCCTAGTAGTGATAGTCCGATCAAGCCTAACAGTGATCATCGAATCCCAAGACCTCTTTAAGAATTGTCTTCGTTTGCTCAATTAGCAATTGGGACAACTGCAAATGTATGAATCATTCTACTACGACACAAAAATTGCTGATCAAGCCGTTATAAGGTAGCTAATGAAAGAGATATGGATTTATGTTATGagctataaataaataaagtatctTGCAAATGCTAGAAAATAGGTTAGCTAGGAGAAAACATACCGATAGACCTAGACATTGCAAGAACACCGAAAACACGATGGCCATTCCACTGTATCACCTTACCTCCAGCTGCTTCAATCCTTTGATATTCATCTTCTCGGTTTGGCTGAAAAAAGAGAAcagaaatgaaaaataattacacGGATTATTTGCTATGCAAGTCAATTTTAGTTCAAGGTTTTGCTTACTTTGTGATCCACTGACAATGCCATGGGTTTCTTCCCACGACACAGAACAGCCCTTGAATCACCACAGTTTGCCACTATAATATGAGATGAACAAACAACGGCAACAACAGCTGTGGAGCCTACAGTTTCTGGGGCAACAGGCTCATGGCCAGACCCCCCTCCAATCTCAGCATCAACTTTAAGAAAACAGTTGGTAAAGGCTCTATTCCAGAGCTCGTGGCAACTTTGTCTAAGACTTTCATCACTGAGATTCATTATAAACGTTTCCAACTCCTCAGCCAATACAGCATGAATCCGATCTCGGCAGTAATTTGCCacctgaaaagaaaaaaaaggaatcaatttatttttgttcATATGTTAATAAGGAGTTGTGTGAACCAAAGTCAGAAAGAAAGAGAGGCAGAGACCTGAGAACCACCATGGccatcataaactccaaagaAATGAGTCGTCAAATGACTTAAGCGTCTAGACAGCCCATCAAGCACGCGATCACCAATTAACATCTGTAGAGGAATTTTCATTAATCTTGGAACAGTTGCGAATGCGTCTTCCATTTCTGGTCTCCTTCCACAGATAGATGTATATCCCCATAGGGGTATGTAGTCCACTTCAAAAACACTGCGGCTGACTGTTGCACTCAAGCATTTATCAATGATCTGCTCCTCAAGTCTGACCGGAACTGCCACGGGTCTAGGCAAAGTATCCTCAACATCTGACTCAACCAAAAGGCCAGTCTTAGCAATAAGTTCTTCATGACTGATGCTTTTCTGAGAATCCACGAAATCCTGACCTTCTATGTCAGATGCTATCTCAAAGCCTATAAAATCATCAGCACATAAACTACTACAATCGCTCACCACTGACAGGGAACACGAATTATCGGGAATCTGATCACCCTCCAGTGATAAGCAATCATCATCCTCACTTTCCCTAACAGCAGCATCACCAGCAATCCAGTTGCTTTCATTTTCAGATATCACATCAAGTGACATAGTCCCTTCACTTCTGCTCTCTTCAGGCACAGATGATGCTGTAATACTAAGGTCGCTCTCCGAATCAGCAGAGCTGCAATCATCATTGCCACCAGAAACAGTGTCTGCCAACATTTTAGTCCCCGAATTAGAATACAAGCTCGTTGCATCATCCATCGATTTTATCCTAGTTACATCCATATGACTTCCGATGCTTGGTTTGTGACAGATCAAACTACCAAATATAAATGGCACTGCAACCATATACATCTCCTTCATCGAAACGACTATACTGAACACAGTAAAAGTCAACCATCAACCACTCTAAAACTACAGTGTTTTTCATTGTTAAACTAATTCATCACCACTCTTTAGAATCAATAATAGTCTTACCATGAACTTCAACAGACCATTTTCCATTGCCTAAGAGAATCAACTAGTAATAGAACATTCTTTTACATTTCGCCACGCTCCATAACAGAAATTGCTAATCAGATCTGTTTAACAAAAAGAAACAGCAAGAACCATTTTTTCCCTtcaaaaatcttaactttttcttctttgacCTCGTCCTTATCTACCCACCAGCAACTACAGCTAGATAATGATAATACCCACAACAGCAAGAACCTTTTTTCCTTCAAAAGTTTCAACCTTTTCTTTTGGCCTCTTCCTTATCTACCCACCAGCAACTATAGCCACAAAAGATCCTTACATCCACTCAATTACTAAAACCCCAAGTAGGTAAATGAGGCAAAAATCCAAAATTGACATAAATCTTTAGACCTTAAAACACAAGAAAGAGAGGTAACAAGAAAAGGGTCATGTGAATTAACCTGTGGAAAGCAAAGCCAAGTTCCAAGAATCACAGGAAATCACTGGAAAAAAAAGTACCTTTTTCTCATAAAAACTTCAGTTCCCTGGATCTGAGGTAACTCATAACAACCCCTCGTTGAAATATAGTCCTTTtctcttcaaaaattcaaacaatTGATGACACCAATAtgtaaaaaaacaaataaaaatagtgTATGAGGTAAAATTACCACTAGCTTATCCTGTTCTTTTCAAGAACTTGTAGCCTTCTATACTATTGATATCTGCTTAGACTTGAAGACAATAGAAGTGCATCAAAGAATCAAGAATACAAATAAATGGTGGGTTGCTTTCtgatttacaaaaataaaagttcTATATGAAAACttccctttttaaaaataatttttaatatattattttctatcTTCAGTTCAGGAGTGAGAAAG
This Solanum dulcamara chromosome 1, daSolDulc1.2, whole genome shotgun sequence DNA region includes the following protein-coding sequences:
- the LOC129890342 gene encoding U-box domain-containing protein 35-like codes for the protein MGSQIPAEDSIVVAVDKDKNSSSAVKWAIDNLLGSNQILVLVHVRVKNSPKPTLDSNGGLSDEATQNIFTPFRAYSARKRIVVKEIVVENTEASKGLLDYINSQCITNIVLGASSRSALGRKYWTHDVPTMINKAAPEFCSVYVVSKGKQQSVRPAAKSLPSSAPARQPSSLAWSAPRSSNSGSEDSSRFSYTRSEQKIVESEKTRPEKGPSNVPIDNLHAPEMTNPYKHTSQSDGSMRYARISPRSVDMTSENLDFTQVSIKETPMNGSSSYLVDAEMKRLKLELRQTLDMYNAACKEAVVANQAADELNKWKIEEARKFEQARFAEEAALAIAETEKAKCRAAIEAAKKAQKMAEIEAQRRKYAELKAKRETEKKKQAMNVRSQNDLRYRKYTIEEIEAATKKFSNSQKIGEGGYGPVFKGKLDHTPVAIKVLSPDAAQGKKQFQQEVEVLSLIRHPNLVLLLGACPEYGCLVYELMNNGSLEDRLFRKGNTPSIPWEIRFKIAAEIATGLLFLHQAKPEPLVHRDLKPGNILLDKNYVCKISDVGLARLVPSSVPDCVTQYHMTSAAGTFCYIDPEYQQTGKLETKSDIYSLGVMLLQIITARPPMGLTHHIERAIEKGKFADFLDPTVPNWPVEEALKFAKLSLKCAELRKKDRPDLGSVVVPELTKLSEFGMSSMPSIGS
- the LOC129882060 gene encoding protein phosphatase 2C 53-like isoform X2, encoding MSLDVISENESNWIAGDAAVRESEDDDCLSLEGDQIPDNSCSLSVVSDCSSLCADDFIGFEIASDIEGQDFVDSQKSISHEELIAKTGLLVESDVEDTLPRPVAVPVRLEEQIIDKCLSATVSRSVFEVDYIPLWGYTSICGRRPEMEDAFATVPRLMKIPLQMLIGDRVLDGLSRRLSHLTTHFFGVYDGHGGSQVANYCRDRIHAVLAEELETFIMNLSDESLRQSCHELWNRAFTNCFLKVDAEIGGGSGHEPVAPETVGSTAVVAVVCSSHIIVANCGDSRAVLCRGKKPMALSVDHKPNREDEYQRIEAAGGKVIQWNGHRVFGVLAMSRSIGDKYLKPWIIPDPEVTFIPRTKDDDCLILASDGLWDVMTNEEACDMARKRILMWHKKYGATLPVERGEGIDPAAQAAAECLSNRALQKGSKDNITVIVVDLKAQRKLKSKTSTQLAS
- the LOC129882060 gene encoding protein phosphatase 2C 53-like isoform X1: MKEMYMVAVPFIFGSLICHKPSIGSHMDVTRIKSMDDATSLYSNSGTKMLADTVSGGNDDCSSADSESDLSITASSVPEESRSEGTMSLDVISENESNWIAGDAAVRESEDDDCLSLEGDQIPDNSCSLSVVSDCSSLCADDFIGFEIASDIEGQDFVDSQKSISHEELIAKTGLLVESDVEDTLPRPVAVPVRLEEQIIDKCLSATVSRSVFEVDYIPLWGYTSICGRRPEMEDAFATVPRLMKIPLQMLIGDRVLDGLSRRLSHLTTHFFGVYDGHGGSQVANYCRDRIHAVLAEELETFIMNLSDESLRQSCHELWNRAFTNCFLKVDAEIGGGSGHEPVAPETVGSTAVVAVVCSSHIIVANCGDSRAVLCRGKKPMALSVDHKPNREDEYQRIEAAGGKVIQWNGHRVFGVLAMSRSIGDKYLKPWIIPDPEVTFIPRTKDDDCLILASDGLWDVMTNEEACDMARKRILMWHKKYGATLPVERGEGIDPAAQAAAECLSNRALQKGSKDNITVIVVDLKAQRKLKSKTSTQLAS